In a genomic window of Scyliorhinus torazame isolate Kashiwa2021f chromosome 5, sScyTor2.1, whole genome shotgun sequence:
- the LOC140422393 gene encoding uncharacterized protein yields the protein MGFTQLFSLRIHQRVHTGERTFTCCQCEKGFTQLSDLRRHQRRHTGERPFTCFQCEMGFTTSSSLRKHQQVHTGERPFTCSQCEKGFAQLSNLRRHQRVHTGERPFTCFQCEKGFTQSSDLQIHQRVHTGERPFTCSQCEKGFTTSSSLRKHQQVHTGERPFTCSQCEKGFTQLSHLRTHQRVHTAEKPFTCSQCEKGFITSSSLLAHQRVHTGERPFTCSQCEKGFTRLSNLQRHLRVHTREKALTCF from the coding sequence atgggattcactcagttattcagcctgcggatacatcagcgggttcacactggggagaggacattcacctgctgtcagtgtgaaaagggattcactcagttatccgacctgcggCGACATCAGCgacgtcacactggggagagaccgttcacctgctttcagtgtgagatGGGATTCACTACCTCATCGAGCCTGAggaaacaccagcaggttcacactggggagaggccgttcacctgctctcagtgtgagaagggattcgctcagttatccaacctgcggagacatcagcgagttcacactggggagaggccattcacctgctttcagtgtgagaagggattcactcaatcatccgacctgcagatacatcagcgagtccacactggggagaggccgttcacctgctctcaatgtgagaagggattcactacctcatcgagcctgcggaaacaccagcaggttcacactggagagaggccgttcacctgctctcagtgtgagaagggatttactcagttatcccacctgcggacacaccagcgagttcacactgcggagaagccgttcacttgctctcagtgtgagaagggattcattacttcatcgagcctgctggcacaccagcgggttcacactggggagaggccgttcacctgctctcagtgtgagaagggattcactcggttatccaacctgcagagacacctgcgagttcacactcgggagaaggcgttaacctgcttttag
- the LOC140422394 gene encoding uncharacterized protein codes for MQQPWKCEDCGKRFKYPSQLEAHYRSHTGERPFICPECGSGLSHLSTLQSHQRIHTGERPFTCLERGKGFSNSSDLYKHQRVHTGERPFTCSECGKGFSNSSDLYKHQRVHTGERPFTCSQCVKGFSNSSDLYKHQRVHTGERPFTCSQCVKRFSNSSDLYKHERIHTGERPFTCSGCGKGFSDSSKLLRHKRVHTGDRPFTCSVCGKGFGALPTLLTHQRVHTGERPFTCSECEKAFTHSCSLQEHR; via the coding sequence ATGCagcaaccatggaaatgtgaggactgtggcaaGAGATTCAAATACCCGTCACAACTGGAGGCTCATtaccgcagtcacactggggagagaccgttcatctgccctGAGTGTGGAAGCGGTTTGAGTCATTTATCCACGTTGCAatcccaccagcgaattcacaccggggagaggccgttcacttgccttgagcgtgggaagggattcagtaattcatcagacctgtataaacaccagcgggttcacactggggagagaccattcacctgctccgagtgtgggaagggatttagtaattcatcagacctgtataaacaccagcgggttcacactggggagagaccattcacttgctctcagtgtgtaaagggattcagtaattcatcagacctgtataaacaccagcgggttcacactggggagagaccattcacgtgCTCTCAGTGTGTAAAGAGATTCAGTAATTCATCAGACCTGTATAAAcatgagcgaattcacactggggaaaggccattcacttgctcgggatgtgggaagggattcagtgattcatctaaaCTGCTgcgacacaagcgagttcacactggagataggccgttcacctgctccgtgtgtggtaaGGGATTCGGTGCTTTACCGACtctactgacacaccagcgagtacacactggggagaggcctttcacctgttctgagtgtgagAAGGCTTTCACTCATTCATGCAGCCTGCAGGAACAcaggtga